DNA from Spirochaetota bacterium:
TCTGTTATGGCAGCACAAGCAGAAAGTGTTATTGATAGAGAAAGGGCTCTATAAAAAAATCGAATTTGACCTGACCACATTCAGCCTCTTTTCCGGGCTGGTGTTGACGAGCATAGGCGCAAGCCTTGTGATCTTTTTCGTTATACTGGAAGGTTTCACATACCCGGTCCTGGGCGGATTGATCCCGCTCTCACTCGGTGTAAGCCTCCTCGTATTTTTCACGGTACGTGTAACTACCGGCAAGGACAAAAATGGACAATGAGCACAAGACCGATGAGCAGATCGTCAGACAGGTACTACTCGGCGGCATTGAAAACTTCAAGACGATCGTCGAGCGGTACCAGAAAAAGGTCTTTGGCATCGGGATGCGATTCTTTAAAAACAGGGACGACTCGTATGATTTCACCCAGGAGGTCTTCATCAGGGCCTACGAGAGCCTGAAGACCTTTGCCGGCAGGGCGCCCTTTCCGTTCTGGCTGACGAAGATAGCCTACAATCACGGCATCAACCGCGTCAGCTCGAAGAAAATGGAACCGGAGGTGCCCGTTGAAATTCCGGCGTCGGACACGACCCCCGAAACGGGACAGATGCGGAAAGAAATCCGCGATCTCCTCCTGAAGGCCGTGAACGAACTCCCGGAGCGGTATCGCATATGCGTCGATCTGTATTTTTTCATGGGACTCACCTACGGTGAAATCAGCGAGCTCACCGGGTTTCCCGTGAACACTATAAAATCAAACGTTCTTCGCGCAAAGAACATGCTGCGCGACGAGCTAAAAGGCACCATTGCGGAGGACTACCATGAATTGTGAAACCATCCAACAAAGATTTATCGAAATGGACAATCGTTCCCGGATCCCTCTTTCCGTCCAGATTCACATGCTCCACTGCCATCGGTGCCGTCATGACATTGCCATGCTCACAGAGCGGTTTGAGGCCCTCCGTGAAGAAGCCCCATTTATGATAGATCGCGACCTGTGCGAGCAGATCATGCGTGAGGTTTTCAGGTCCAAAGAACAGTATGAGCACCACGTTTCCGGCCTGCAATGGTGGATCGTCGGCTCAATACTCTTCATCAGCCTTTTCGCCATACCCTTCAGCAATTCCTTCGGCTGGCTCAGGAACTATTTCGGGGCCGGCCTCGAAGTGCCGTTGAGTATAGTCCTGGGGTTGGGGCTCTCGATTTATGCGCTGGTGGGTATTTTTTCAAACATGGAGAATTTGAAAAAATTTGTCGATAATCTGCCGAAAAGGATGCATTGAGAATATATTAAGGTGTCAGAGCAAAATAAAAGCGCATATTTTAACTTCAGGGTCAGAGTAATTTTTTTCAATGAAAACCATTCAAAATTTGACAGAATCTGAAAATGATTCAATAAATTTTTTAGATTTTAAATACACAAAACTAGAAAGATGGTATTCATCACAGAAAAGATAAGATCGAGACTGGTAATTGCGTGGAACAATTTAAAATAATACTATAAATCCTTCCGAAATAAATCATTTTTCAAATATCTCTCTGGGAAATATTCTTTTCCGATACATATCCTCATATTCAAGAAGCTTTTTCAACCGATCCTCATAGTTGTTTCCGAGATCCTGAAAATACCGGGAAAACGTTATCGCCACCGGTGGTATATACTCCCTGTCAACATAGGCCCTGAATCCTCCATAGGCGTACTTCCGGGGATCACTGACATACTTGCTCCGCACCGGATTATACGCCGTGTAAAGAAATACATTCCAGAAATAGTGGACAGGATTGGCGGTGCGCTCGATGATCATATTGACAAACCGTTCATTCCAGAAGGGCCCTATTCTATCCATCATCTTGTTGTAGCGCCGGGCGAACTGGGACTTGATAAATTGCATGATACGGGAGATGGTTTCCCCACCTATCAGCGTTTTTATGTTAAAATGGAAATGATTATCCATTATTGAATAAGAAACCAGTTCGAAATGATATTTCTCCAGGGCCTCGTTAAGGACATCATGCATCAGATCTTTCATACTGGATCGTCTCATGAGGGGTTTTCTCTCAATACACCGCGATATTGCATGGTTATGCGTATCGGGCAGGCATTCTCTGGTTTTTCTGGCCATATCCATCCTCTCGTTTCCTGGGCTGTTATCTGGTTAACGAACGGGAGGGGATATTTTTTAAAAAAATTTAGGTGTCAGAGCAAAAAATTTCAAGCGGCCAAAATTGTGGTGTCAGAGTAAAATTAACTCTCAGAGCATTCCCCCGGCCGGGCGAACTTTAAAGAAACACCCGCCATAAGCGGGTGTTTCTTTAACAGATCAGAATATATTCAGCTTTTAATTACTCTGGAACCCGAGATTCTTAATGATCACATTGATATCAATCCTCGGATCATTCATGTCCGCCATTGCGTCAAGCATAAGGACCAGGTCGTCCCAGAGCGGAGAATTGGGGTCAGAGACAATGCTCCACGAAAGGAACCGGTCTAAATCCTCTACAACGGCCTGCGCAGAGTACGGCGTGGTCATACCCTCGATAATGGCATGGAGGATGCTGTTGTCATTCTTGAGCAGGTAATCAACGTTTTTCAGCATCCGGTCATATTTGACACCGGAACCGTCGCTGGTCTTCATGGTTTCATGCACTTGAGGCAAATACGTGAGAACATCAACCAGCTGGTCGTAGGAATCGGTCTTGCCGGGCCCATGATCGTAACCATGGTATTGCCACGCGCCGCCCGGATATACCTGGTTGTACCTGGCGAAAAGCTTCCCAGCCGTGTATAAAAGGCCATGGACCTGGTCTTCCGTAAGCTGCTGCGCCAATACGGCGTTAGTTACGTTGACCAGATTCTGGGTGATATTCCTGGAGCCTCCCACAAAGCTCTTCAGCATATCCACGGTATCCTCGAAGCTTGACCAGTCGGCGCCGCTCGCGCGATACTCGCCCTCGTATCCAAGGAAATCCTCCAGGTCAAGGTCCTCATTTCTCTTACTGAACATCCATTCATATCTCGAGAAATCCAGTGTAGTAAAGTAACCGTTCGTAATGGCCTCGCTCTTGT
Protein-coding regions in this window:
- a CDS encoding sigma-70 family RNA polymerase sigma factor; this translates as MDNEHKTDEQIVRQVLLGGIENFKTIVERYQKKVFGIGMRFFKNRDDSYDFTQEVFIRAYESLKTFAGRAPFPFWLTKIAYNHGINRVSSKKMEPEVPVEIPASDTTPETGQMRKEIRDLLLKAVNELPERYRICVDLYFFMGLTYGEISELTGFPVNTIKSNVLRAKNMLRDELKGTIAEDYHEL
- a CDS encoding transposase, which encodes MARKTRECLPDTHNHAISRCIERKPLMRRSSMKDLMHDVLNEALEKYHFELVSYSIMDNHFHFNIKTLIGGETISRIMQFIKSQFARRYNKMMDRIGPFWNERFVNMIIERTANPVHYFWNVFLYTAYNPVRSKYVSDPRKYAYGGFRAYVDREYIPPVAITFSRYFQDLGNNYEDRLKKLLEYEDMYRKRIFPREIFEK